One genomic segment of Salinigranum rubrum includes these proteins:
- a CDS encoding methylated-DNA--[protein]-cysteine S-methyltransferase yields MRLSALGYAFDLDETLVDATPQELRDAIAAYEHGDSRELALSVAYPDDFTGEVMRAMAAIPYGETRTYGDLAAELDTSAVAVGGACGRNPLPLVVPCHRVVGASSLGGFSAHGGVEAKRALLAHERGEPIQRTLG; encoded by the coding sequence ATGAGACTCTCCGCCCTCGGCTACGCGTTCGACCTCGACGAGACGCTCGTCGACGCCACGCCCCAGGAACTCCGCGACGCAATCGCGGCGTACGAGCACGGGGACAGCCGCGAACTCGCGCTCTCGGTCGCGTATCCGGACGACTTCACCGGCGAGGTGATGCGGGCGATGGCGGCGATCCCGTACGGGGAGACGCGGACCTACGGCGACCTCGCGGCGGAACTCGACACGAGCGCGGTCGCTGTCGGCGGCGCCTGTGGGCGCAACCCGCTCCCGCTCGTGGTCCCGTGTCACCGAGTGGTCGGCGCGTCGTCGCTCGGCGGCTTCTCCGCACACGGCGGCGTCGAAGCGAAACGCGCGCTTCTCGCCCACGAACGGGGCGAGCCGATTCAGCGGACGCTCGGCTGA
- a CDS encoding translation initiation factor IF-5A, with translation MAKEQKQVRELQEGSYVMMEDSPCKINAYSTAKPGKHGSAKARIEGKGVFDNKKRSLSQPVDAKVWVPIIERKGGQVLSVSDGEMQVMDLDSYETFTMRIPDGISASSDDEIEFLEYEGQRKIVRS, from the coding sequence ATGGCGAAAGAGCAGAAGCAGGTCCGGGAACTCCAAGAGGGTAGCTACGTCATGATGGAGGACTCACCCTGCAAGATCAACGCGTACTCGACCGCCAAGCCGGGTAAGCACGGAAGCGCCAAGGCGCGCATCGAAGGGAAGGGCGTCTTCGACAACAAGAAGCGCTCGCTCTCTCAGCCCGTCGACGCGAAGGTCTGGGTGCCGATCATCGAGCGCAAAGGCGGACAGGTCCTCTCCGTCTCGGACGGCGAGATGCAGGTCATGGACCTCGACTCCTACGAGACGTTCACCATGCGCATCCCCGACGGTATCAGTGCGAGTTCCGACGACGAGATCGAATTCCTCGAGTACGAGGGACAGCGTAAGATCGTCCGGTCCTAG
- the speB gene encoding agmatinase: MFPGTTAERDAADYVVVGAPLDVSTTFQPGTRFGPDEIRKFAEPYDDYDHRTDQFFTELGVADAGDVRAWDDAEAYLTFLSGTLRDVVWDDAVPLLLGGEHTVSYAGVEATDPKTFVCLDAHLDLRTEYDGNEWSHACVTRRVLDVVDEAVVVGARTGSPEEWERAEEEDVTVVPPESVREWLAGFDSDGPVYLSVDIDGADPSVAPGTGTMEPFGLSSTQMRDAVRAVAPACVGFDVVEVNDRDDGQAAALGGKLLREFVYAHAASSGSAPDDGGRADRPGD, translated from the coding sequence ATGTTCCCCGGGACGACCGCCGAGCGCGACGCCGCCGACTACGTCGTCGTGGGCGCGCCGCTCGACGTCTCGACGACGTTCCAGCCGGGAACGCGGTTCGGACCCGACGAGATTCGGAAGTTCGCCGAGCCGTACGACGACTACGACCACCGAACGGACCAGTTCTTCACCGAACTCGGCGTCGCCGACGCTGGCGACGTCCGCGCGTGGGACGACGCCGAGGCGTACCTCACCTTTCTCTCGGGGACCCTCCGCGACGTCGTCTGGGACGACGCGGTCCCGCTTCTCCTCGGCGGGGAGCACACGGTGAGCTACGCCGGCGTCGAGGCGACCGACCCGAAGACGTTCGTCTGTCTCGACGCTCACCTCGACCTTCGAACCGAGTACGACGGCAACGAGTGGAGCCACGCCTGCGTCACCCGGCGCGTTCTCGACGTCGTCGACGAGGCCGTCGTCGTCGGGGCGCGGACGGGGTCCCCCGAAGAGTGGGAGCGAGCGGAGGAGGAGGACGTGACCGTCGTGCCGCCCGAGTCGGTGCGCGAGTGGCTGGCGGGGTTCGACAGCGACGGGCCGGTGTACCTCAGCGTCGACATCGACGGCGCGGACCCGAGCGTCGCTCCCGGGACGGGGACGATGGAGCCGTTCGGCCTCTCGTCTACCCAGATGCGCGACGCCGTCCGGGCGGTGGCCCCCGCCTGTGTCGGCTTCGACGTGGTCGAGGTGAACGACCGCGACGACGGCCAGGCCGCCGCGCTCGGGGGAAAGCTCCTCCGCGAGTTCGTCTACGCCCACGCCGCGAGCAGCGGGTCGGCCCCCGACGACGGCGGGCGCGCGGACCGACCGGGTGACTGA
- a CDS encoding ABC1 kinase family protein translates to MVTLVNLRAYWRFFVVLYQFFPLIVAYARDKRRFLLFGGSRQVDTDTQVRRANVLLDSLLKLGPTFIKLGQLLSTRPDVLPPAYVDVLSRLQDDVPPADWESAEAVLESEVGPVDEVYGDFDRDPISGASLGQVYTATYEGEEVAVKVRRPGIEELVEADLRVIRWSLPLVQRFIGEGRAFSLENLADEFAKTIRQEMDYTREGRVLSTIRENFAGDDDIKIPELVDEVSGPRVLTMEYLPGVKINDLSTLDERGVDRTKLAERLQRIYLQMIIDDGDFHADPHPGNLAVDDDGAIIFYDFGMSGQVDPFIQEKIVDFYIAVANQDIDGILDTLIEMGTLSPEADRQVMGDVMELAIADARGEDIEQYRVQQIIEQVESTIYEFPLRLPRNLALVLRVATVVEGVCVTLDPDFDFIAVATDYLTEQGYREETLKRLATEAGEQVQETTRSLFRVPPKLERVLDQVERDDLTVNVRIEDRNDVLSKLARRIVYGVLLAVGVLSTAILYAFDGFEPAIVAAAVTLPIVFLLYRSFKRKKGLKARPQFTRQNLRQRRGD, encoded by the coding sequence GTGGTCACGCTGGTCAATCTCCGCGCCTACTGGCGCTTCTTCGTCGTCCTCTACCAGTTCTTCCCGCTCATCGTCGCGTACGCCCGCGACAAACGGCGGTTCCTGCTGTTCGGCGGGTCGCGGCAGGTCGACACCGACACGCAGGTCCGCCGGGCGAACGTCCTCCTCGACTCGCTGCTCAAACTCGGACCGACGTTCATCAAGCTCGGACAGCTGTTGTCGACCCGGCCGGACGTCCTCCCGCCGGCGTACGTCGACGTGCTCTCGCGCCTCCAAGACGACGTCCCGCCCGCCGACTGGGAATCGGCCGAGGCGGTGCTCGAATCGGAGGTCGGTCCCGTCGACGAGGTGTACGGCGACTTCGACCGCGACCCCATCAGCGGCGCGTCCCTCGGGCAGGTGTACACCGCCACCTACGAGGGCGAAGAGGTCGCGGTCAAGGTCCGTCGACCGGGTATCGAGGAACTCGTCGAAGCCGACCTGCGGGTAATCCGCTGGTCGCTCCCGCTCGTCCAGCGGTTCATCGGCGAGGGACGGGCCTTCTCGCTGGAGAACCTCGCCGACGAGTTCGCGAAGACGATCCGTCAGGAGATGGACTACACCCGCGAGGGACGGGTGCTCTCGACCATTCGTGAGAACTTCGCCGGCGACGACGACATCAAGATCCCCGAACTCGTCGACGAGGTCTCCGGGCCGCGCGTGCTCACCATGGAGTACCTGCCGGGTGTGAAAATAAACGACCTGAGCACGCTCGACGAGCGGGGGGTCGACCGCACGAAACTCGCCGAGCGTCTCCAACGCATCTATCTCCAGATGATCATCGACGACGGCGACTTCCACGCCGACCCCCACCCGGGAAACCTCGCTGTCGACGACGACGGCGCCATCATCTTCTACGACTTCGGCATGAGCGGACAGGTCGACCCGTTCATCCAGGAGAAGATCGTGGACTTCTACATCGCGGTGGCGAACCAGGACATCGACGGCATCCTGGATACGCTCATCGAGATGGGGACGCTCTCGCCCGAGGCGGATAGGCAGGTGATGGGCGACGTGATGGAACTCGCCATCGCCGACGCCCGCGGCGAGGACATCGAGCAGTACCGCGTCCAGCAGATCATCGAGCAGGTCGAGTCGACCATCTACGAGTTCCCGCTTCGCCTCCCGCGCAACCTCGCCCTGGTGCTTCGGGTCGCGACCGTCGTCGAGGGCGTCTGCGTCACGCTCGACCCCGATTTCGACTTCATCGCCGTCGCGACCGACTACCTCACGGAGCAGGGGTACCGAGAGGAGACGCTCAAGCGCCTCGCAACCGAGGCGGGAGAGCAGGTCCAAGAGACGACGCGGTCGCTCTTTCGGGTGCCGCCGAAACTCGAACGCGTCCTCGACCAGGTCGAGCGCGACGATCTCACCGTGAACGTCCGCATCGAGGACAGGAACGACGTCCTCTCGAAGCTCGCCCGGCGCATCGTCTACGGCGTCCTCCTGGCGGTTGGCGTGCTCTCGACGGCGATCCTCTACGCCTTCGACGGCTTCGAACCCGCAATCGTCGCCGCCGCCGTCACGCTCCCCATCGTCTTCTTGCTCTACCGGTCGTTCAAGCGGAAGAAGGGGCTGAAAGCCCGCCCGCAGTTCACCCGACAGAACCTCCGACAGCGGCGAGGCGACTGA
- a CDS encoding aminotransferase class I/II-fold pyridoxal phosphate-dependent enzyme, translated as MDIAPFALERWFAEVEHDADIMLAESGIRSLSADRFDTDPGELGYVVPTNGDPDLRANVAGRYDRAPDEVLCTCGAQEANFLAFVSLMDADAHAVCVTPTYQSLHELPRAFGSVTTVDLTPPRWTLDVDAVADAIQPNTRLVVLNNPNNPTGRYHAEETVQALYDLAADADAYLLCDEVYRQLAEERLPPVASMGPHGLSTTSVTKAYGLAGARFGWLVGERGVIEHAWRWKDYTTISPSKFGQHVARQALGRREQTILKENRELVRDHHALVADWVEDNGLSWHDPVGVNGFVTVPAGFHDGEAFCRAVVERESVVLAPGNAFGFPDYFRIGFGLPTTELEEGLRRIDRVLGAAR; from the coding sequence ATGGACATCGCCCCGTTCGCGCTCGAACGCTGGTTCGCCGAGGTCGAACACGACGCCGACATCATGCTCGCGGAGTCGGGCATCCGCTCGTTGTCCGCCGACCGCTTCGACACCGACCCCGGGGAACTGGGATACGTCGTCCCGACGAACGGCGACCCCGACCTCCGGGCGAACGTCGCTGGGCGGTACGACCGCGCGCCCGACGAGGTGCTCTGTACCTGCGGCGCACAGGAGGCGAACTTCCTCGCGTTCGTCTCGCTCATGGACGCCGACGCCCACGCGGTCTGTGTCACCCCGACGTACCAGTCGCTCCACGAGTTACCGCGGGCGTTCGGGTCGGTCACGACCGTCGACCTGACGCCGCCGCGGTGGACGCTCGACGTCGACGCCGTCGCCGACGCCATCCAGCCGAACACCCGCCTCGTCGTCCTCAACAACCCGAACAACCCGACCGGGCGGTACCACGCCGAGGAGACCGTCCAGGCGCTGTACGACCTCGCGGCGGACGCCGACGCGTACCTGCTCTGTGACGAGGTGTACCGCCAACTCGCCGAAGAGCGCCTCCCGCCGGTCGCGTCGATGGGACCGCACGGCCTGTCGACGACGTCGGTCACGAAGGCGTACGGACTCGCCGGGGCGCGGTTCGGCTGGCTCGTCGGGGAGAGAGGAGTCATCGAGCACGCCTGGCGGTGGAAGGACTACACGACCATCTCGCCGTCGAAGTTCGGACAGCACGTCGCCCGGCAGGCGCTCGGGCGGCGCGAGCAGACCATCCTGAAGGAGAACCGCGAACTCGTCCGTGACCACCACGCGCTCGTCGCCGACTGGGTCGAGGACAACGGGCTGTCGTGGCACGACCCCGTCGGCGTGAACGGCTTCGTCACCGTCCCCGCGGGGTTCCACGACGGCGAGGCGTTCTGCCGCGCCGTCGTGGAGCGCGAGTCGGTCGTGCTCGCGCCGGGGAACGCGTTCGGCTTCCCCGACTACTTCCGTATCGGCTTCGGCCTCCCCACGACGGAACTAGAGGAGGGGTTGCGCCGTATCGACCGGGTTCTCGGTGCCGCTCGATAG
- a CDS encoding DUF5518 domain-containing protein: protein MARWHAVIAGLLVAFTMEAIIWVISGRLSLIGGLVGSGVAGYVASEEVTDGAWHGLLTALSWGIVLIPVGVLVTLTRSSGLPFPLEFVLPYTRTPGDVTTAVLLLVTLPNVLTGALGSLVRISHGRAAWMPEDWA from the coding sequence ATGGCTCGCTGGCACGCGGTCATCGCCGGCCTCCTCGTCGCGTTCACGATGGAGGCGATCATCTGGGTCATCTCCGGTCGGCTGTCGCTCATCGGTGGACTCGTCGGGAGCGGCGTCGCCGGCTACGTCGCCAGCGAGGAGGTGACCGACGGCGCGTGGCACGGGCTCTTGACCGCACTCTCGTGGGGCATCGTGTTGATCCCCGTCGGCGTGCTCGTGACGCTCACACGGAGCAGTGGCCTGCCGTTCCCCCTGGAGTTCGTGCTCCCGTACACGCGGACGCCCGGCGACGTGACGACGGCCGTCTTACTCCTGGTGACGCTCCCGAACGTTCTCACCGGTGCCCTCGGGAGTCTCGTCCGGATCAGTCACGGGCGCGCGGCGTGGATGCCCGAGGACTGGGCGTGA
- a CDS encoding Hsp20/alpha crystallin family protein: MSALRDALRELPEAVFADLLESEDQYLLVLDLPGVTADTVDIAVEKGRLVVEARREKSLPPEFRYVRENRSLFLDAELPLPPDATGAGAEATVDRGVLELRLPKRDSAPQRSIPISDKDT, translated from the coding sequence ATGTCAGCACTGCGCGACGCGCTGCGTGAACTCCCCGAAGCAGTGTTCGCGGACCTCCTCGAATCGGAGGACCAGTATCTCCTCGTGCTCGACCTCCCGGGTGTCACCGCCGACACGGTCGACATCGCCGTCGAGAAGGGTCGACTCGTCGTCGAGGCACGCCGCGAGAAGAGCCTCCCGCCGGAGTTCCGTTACGTCCGCGAGAACCGCTCGCTCTTTCTCGACGCCGAACTCCCGCTGCCGCCGGACGCGACCGGTGCGGGCGCGGAGGCGACCGTCGACCGCGGCGTTCTCGAACTCCGCCTGCCGAAGCGCGATTCGGCCCCCCAACGAAGCATCCCGATCTCGGACAAGGACACGTAG